Proteins encoded by one window of Microplitis mediator isolate UGA2020A chromosome 1, iyMicMedi2.1, whole genome shotgun sequence:
- the LOC130678648 gene encoding JNK-interacting protein 3 isoform X5 — protein sequence MDQETVYGTHEDNHVVMSEKVQSLAGSIYQEFERMIARYDEDVVKELMPLLVNVLECLDIAYTENQEHEVELELLREDNEQLVTQYEREKQLRKASDQKLLELEDVAEDERKELLSKIDSLESILKMLELKTKNSHDHGTIENSTSSYCPHSAHSYIVRLEEKEAELKREYSRLHDRYTELFKTHVDYMERTKMLVGSTERLENTTNNRGPNRLPGLNLAHMSRSSGPLSYGFQSLEGSMNAEDIQEESPTQGTSLKSEMQDSSSEAVIETSEKSQLTDSLPQENKIKNNSARPFVDESPETDVPPPAIATPTTPVVDKQISTPSGRSRTEREQRSGNTLYQELSFQDADALGEMDEGADITGSWVHPGEYASSVNDNFFGMGKEVENLIMENNELLATKNALNIVKDDLIVKVDELTSEQEILRDEVRAHQQARERMRQRVSVLEEELKKVKEEAEAAAKATKSDDEEDVPLAQRKRFTRVEMARVLMERNQYKERFMELQEAVRWTEMIRASKTDPASISGGKQSVWKFFSNLFTGPADRGSLHRNPHALPHIRYSAPTNQVVPAPPLDAMRRRTLKNRHEIFDQGDTISSEKRVARLANERKEQYRQVRAHVRKEDGRLQAYGWSLPGKPSAPARQPVPVPVYCRPLQETEPGMKIWCGAGVNLSGGKTRDGGLAVGGSVFYADEAKETVVVKGEVEDAVEHLDKELQESEQRRLEAEQLDQQLSSLVWICTSTQKMSKVSVIDANNPADILQVFNVCQSHLLCIASVPGAKESDYIHNTEDSSPRIVNGIGETELGNVQRANHNSDQLIAGEATTNNETKNCQKIQDSNDQSQATSEGPSSLEEKPSDGSEKITDIDHSSNTEPQSLETADGESALIGKIHFVQSNIDSTSTQREIDSEEPKESDDNDTTIEKISSIQPTMWLGAQNGAIYVHSAVAKWSICLHTVMLKDAVLGIVHIQGRVLVALADGTVAIFRRGSDGQWDLSKYHVMTLGSPQHAIRCMTSVSGKTVWCGYRNKIHVIDPILMTLECTVDAHPRRESQVRQLAWLGEGVWVSIRLDSTLRLYHAHTYQHLQDVDIEPYVSKMLGTGKLGFSFVRITALLISSNRLWIGTGNGVIISVPLSESAGGSLAVSRVQSIGSKNDAPGVGVRVFASEQGVTPGSFVPYCSMAHAQLSFHGHRDAVKMFVAVPGHGGQSAISDGTQPAMLVLSGGEGYIDFRVAEEAEDENDVATHLIVWQLVR from the exons ATGGATCAAGAAACAGTATACGGAACCCATGAGGACAATCATGTAGTGATGTCTGAAAAAGTCCAGTCGTTAGCTGGGAGTATTTATCAAGAATTTGAAAGAATGATAGCGAGATATGATGAAGATGTCGTTAAAGAGTTGATGCCATTACTAGTCAATGTATTAGAGTGCTTGGATATAGCGTATACTGAAAATCAAGAGCATGAAGTTGAATTGGAATTATTGAGAGAAGACAATGAACAATTGGTCACTCAGTATGAACGAGAAAAACAACTGAGGAAAGCATCGGATCAg aaattgTTGGAACTTGAAGATGTTGCCGAAGATGAGCGAAAGGAGTTGCTATCAAAAATTGATAGTTTGGAATCGATTCTAAAAATGCTGGAGTTGAAGACCAAAAATTCACACGATCATGGTACAATTGAAAATAGCACTTCGAGTTATTGCCCCCACAGTGCACATTCCTACA ttgttcGTTTAGAAGAAAAAGAAGCAGAATTAAAACGTGAATATTCACGTTTACATGATCGATATaccgaattatttaaaacccaTGTTGATTACATGGAACGAACAAAAATGTTAGTTGGCAGTACAGAAAGACTTGAAAACACAACAAATAATCGTGGTCCAAATAGATTACCTGGACTTAATTTAGCTCATATGTCACGAAGTTCTGGACCTTTGAGTTATGGATTCCAGAGTTTAGAAGGCAGCATGAATGCTGAAGATATACAGGAAGAAAGTCCCACTCAAGGCACTAGTTTAAAATCTGAAATGCAAGACAGCAGCAGTGAAGCAGTAATCGAAACATCTGAGAAAAGTCAACTGACGGATAGTCTACCacaggaaaataaaattaaaaataattcagcaCGAC CATTTGTAGACGAAAGTCCAGAAACTGATGTACCACCTCCGGCAATAGCTACTCCAACTACTCCAGTTGTCGATAAACAAATCAGTACTCCCAGTGGAAGAAGTCGAACAGAACGAGAGCAACGCAGTGGTAATACACTGTACCAAGAACTCAGCTTCCAAGATGCTGATGCTCTGGGAGAAATGGATGAGGGCGCAGACATCActg GCAGTTGGGTTCATCCAGGAGAGTATGCATCTTCGG TTAATGACAACTTTTTTG gAATGGGTAAAGAAGTGGAAAATCTCATTATGGAAAATAACGAACTTCTAGCGACAAA gaatGCTTTGAATATTGTAAAAGATGACTTGATAGTAAAAGTAGACGAATTAACGAGTGAACAAGAAATTTTGCGTGACGAAGTTAGAGCTCATCAGCAAGCTCGTGAACGAATGCGTCAAAGAGTTTCCGTGTTAGAAGAAGAATTGAAGAAAGTTAAGGAGGAAGCTGAAGCTGCTGCAAAAGCAACAAAGAGTGACGATGAAGAAGACGTACCATTAGCACAAAGAAAAAGATTTACACGTGTTGAGATGGCTAGAGTACTTATGGAGAGAAATCAGTATAAAGAACGATTTATGGAGCTTCAGGAAGCTGTAAGATGGACTGAAATGATTCGCGCCAGTAAAACAGACCCAGCTAGTATTTCGGGTGGAAAACAATCTGTTTGGAAGTT ttttagtaATCTTTTCACTGGACCAGCTGACCGAGGGTCTTTACATCGAAATCCTCATGCATTGCCGCATATTCGTTATAGTGCTCCGACAAATCAAGTAGTACCAGCACCACCATTAGATGCAATGCGTAGACGTACATTAAAAAATCGTCATGAGATTTTTGACCAAGGAGACACTAT CTCATCAGAGAAGCGGGTGGCTAGACTTGCAAATGAACGAAAAGAACAATATCGACAAGTTAGAGCCCATGTAAGAAAAGAAGACGGTCGTTTGCAAGCTTATGGATGGAGTTTGCCTGGAAAACCAAGTGCACCTGCAAGACAACCAGTACCAGTTCCTGTTTATTGTCGTCCTCTTCAAGAAACTGAACCGGGAATGaag atctGGTGTGGGGCTGGAGTTAATTTAAGTGGTGGAAAAACACGCGATGGTGGATTAGCTGTTGGTGGAAGTGTTTTTTATGCAGATGAAGCTAAAGAAACAGTAGTAGTAAAAGGGGAGGTTGAGGATGCCGTTGAACATTTGGATAAAGAATTACAGGAATCTGAACAGCGACGATTGGAAGCAGAACAACTAGACCAACAATTGAGTTCACTTGTATGGATTTGCACGTCAACTCAAAAAATGTCCAAAGTATCTGTGATAGATGCTAATAATCCAGCTGATATTTTACAAGTGTTCAATGTTTGTCAGAGCCATTTGCTCTGTATTGCAAGTGTACCTGGTGCCAAAGAAAGCGATTACATTCATAATACAGAAGATTCTTCACCTCGAATAGTGAATGGGATTGGTGAAACAGAACTGGGTAATGTCCAACGTGCCAATCACAACAGTGATCAGTTAATCGCCGGAGAAGCCACAACGAATAATGAGACTAAAAACTGCCAGAAAATACAAGATTCCAACGATCAAAGTCAAGCAACATCTGAAGGACCCAGTTCTTTAGAAGAAAAACCGAGTGATGGCTCGGAAAAAATAACTGACATTGATCACAGTTCAAATACCGAACCCCAGAGCTTAGAAACAGCTGATGGTGAATCAGCTCTGATAggtaaaattcattttgttcaAAGTAATATCGATAGCACATCAACTCAAAGAGAAATTGATTCAGAGGAACCAAAAGAATCTGATGATAATGATACGaccattgaaaaaatttcgtcAATCCAACCAACTATGTGGTTAGGAGCTCAAAACGGAGCTATTTATGTTCATTCAGCTGTCGCTAAATGGTCTATCTGTTTGCATACAGTAATGCTCAAAGATGCAGTCTTAGGGatagt tcaCATACAGGGTAGAGTCCTAGTAGCTCTTGCTGATGGAACAGTGGCAATATTTCGCAGAGGTTCTGACGGACAGTGGGATTTGTCTAAATATCACGTTATGACTTTAGGAAGTCCACAGCATGCAATTAGATGCATGACATCTGTTTCAGGAAAAACAGTTTGGTGCGGatacagaaataaaattcacgTAATTGATCCGATTCTCATGACTCTCGAg TGTACCGTCGACGCACACCCAAGACGAGAATCACAAGTCAGACAATTAGCTTGGCTGGGCGAAGGCGTGTGGGTTAGCATCAGATTAGATTCAACATTAAGATTATATCATGCTCATACGTATCAACATCTTCAAGACGTAGATATCGAGCCGTACGTCAGTAAAATGCTTGGTACTGGAAAACTTGGTTTTTCTTTCGTTAGAATCACAGCGTTACTCATCTCATCTAACAGACTGTGGATTGGAACGGGTAATGGTGTTATCATATCTGTACCATTGTCGGAAA gtgCTGGAGGATCTTTGGCAGTATCTAGAGTACAAAGTATTGGAAGTAAAAATGATGCCCCTGGTGTTGGAGTTAGAGTATTTGCTTCAGAACAAGGTGTCACACCTGGAAGTTTTGTACCATATTGCAGTATGGCACATGCTCAACTGAGCTTCCATGGTCACCGAGATGCTGTCAAAATGTTTGTCGCTGTCCCTG GACACGGAGGTCAAAGCGCTATTTCCGATGGTACACAACCAGCGATGTTAGTCCTCTCTGGTGGAGAAGGATATATTGATTTTCGTGTTG CAGAAGAAGCTGAAGACGAAAATGATGTGGCAACTCATCTTATAGTTTGGCAGTTGGTCAG GTGA
- the LOC130678648 gene encoding JNK-interacting protein 3 isoform X7 — translation MDQETVYGTHEDNHVVMSEKVQSLAGSIYQEFERMIARYDEDVVKELMPLLVNVLECLDIAYTENQEHEVELELLREDNEQLVTQYEREKQLRKASDQKLLELEDVAEDERKELLSKIDSLESILKMLELKTKNSHDHGTIENSTSSYCPHSAHSYIVRLEEKEAELKREYSRLHDRYTELFKTHVDYMERTKMLVGSTERLENTTNNRGPNRLPGLNLAHMSRSSGPLSYGFQSLEGSMNAEDIQEESPTQGTSLKSEMQDSSSEAVIETSEKSQLTDSLPQENKIKNNSARPFVDESPETDVPPPAIATPTTPVVDKQISTPSGRSRTEREQRSGNTLYQELSFQDADALGEMDEGADITGSWVHPGEYASSVNDNFFGMGKEVENLIMENNELLATKNALNIVKDDLIVKVDELTSEQEILRDEVRAHQQARERMRQRVSVLEEELKKVKEEAEAAAKATKSDDEEDVPLAQRKRFTRVEMARVLMERNQYKERFMELQEAVRWTEMIRASKTDPASISGGKQSVWKFFSNLFTGPADRGSLHRNPHALPHIRYSAPTNQVVPAPPLDAMRRRTLKNRHEIFDQGDTISSEKRVARLANERKEQYRQVRAHVRKEDGRLQAYGWSLPGKPSAPARQPVPVPVYCRPLQETEPGMKIWCGAGVNLSGGKTRDGGLAVGGSVFYADEAKETVVVKGEVEDAVEHLDKELQESEQRRLEAEQLDQQLSSLVWICTSTQKMSKVSVIDANNPADILQVFNVCQSHLLCIASVPGAKESDYIHNTEDSSPRIVNGIGETELGNVQRANHNSDQLIAGEATTNNETKNCQKIQDSNDQSQATSEGPSSLEEKPSDGSEKITDIDHSSNTEPQSLETADGESALIGKIHFVQSNIDSTSTQREIDSEEPKESDDNDTTIEKISSIQPTMWLGAQNGAIYVHSAVAKWSICLHTVMLKDAVLGIVHIQGRVLVALADGTVAIFRRGSDGQWDLSKYHVMTLGSPQHAIRCMTSVSGKTVWCGYRNKIHVIDPILMTLEESVFSVPSTHTQDENHKSDN, via the exons ATGGATCAAGAAACAGTATACGGAACCCATGAGGACAATCATGTAGTGATGTCTGAAAAAGTCCAGTCGTTAGCTGGGAGTATTTATCAAGAATTTGAAAGAATGATAGCGAGATATGATGAAGATGTCGTTAAAGAGTTGATGCCATTACTAGTCAATGTATTAGAGTGCTTGGATATAGCGTATACTGAAAATCAAGAGCATGAAGTTGAATTGGAATTATTGAGAGAAGACAATGAACAATTGGTCACTCAGTATGAACGAGAAAAACAACTGAGGAAAGCATCGGATCAg aaattgTTGGAACTTGAAGATGTTGCCGAAGATGAGCGAAAGGAGTTGCTATCAAAAATTGATAGTTTGGAATCGATTCTAAAAATGCTGGAGTTGAAGACCAAAAATTCACACGATCATGGTACAATTGAAAATAGCACTTCGAGTTATTGCCCCCACAGTGCACATTCCTACA ttgttcGTTTAGAAGAAAAAGAAGCAGAATTAAAACGTGAATATTCACGTTTACATGATCGATATaccgaattatttaaaacccaTGTTGATTACATGGAACGAACAAAAATGTTAGTTGGCAGTACAGAAAGACTTGAAAACACAACAAATAATCGTGGTCCAAATAGATTACCTGGACTTAATTTAGCTCATATGTCACGAAGTTCTGGACCTTTGAGTTATGGATTCCAGAGTTTAGAAGGCAGCATGAATGCTGAAGATATACAGGAAGAAAGTCCCACTCAAGGCACTAGTTTAAAATCTGAAATGCAAGACAGCAGCAGTGAAGCAGTAATCGAAACATCTGAGAAAAGTCAACTGACGGATAGTCTACCacaggaaaataaaattaaaaataattcagcaCGAC CATTTGTAGACGAAAGTCCAGAAACTGATGTACCACCTCCGGCAATAGCTACTCCAACTACTCCAGTTGTCGATAAACAAATCAGTACTCCCAGTGGAAGAAGTCGAACAGAACGAGAGCAACGCAGTGGTAATACACTGTACCAAGAACTCAGCTTCCAAGATGCTGATGCTCTGGGAGAAATGGATGAGGGCGCAGACATCActg GCAGTTGGGTTCATCCAGGAGAGTATGCATCTTCGG TTAATGACAACTTTTTTG gAATGGGTAAAGAAGTGGAAAATCTCATTATGGAAAATAACGAACTTCTAGCGACAAA gaatGCTTTGAATATTGTAAAAGATGACTTGATAGTAAAAGTAGACGAATTAACGAGTGAACAAGAAATTTTGCGTGACGAAGTTAGAGCTCATCAGCAAGCTCGTGAACGAATGCGTCAAAGAGTTTCCGTGTTAGAAGAAGAATTGAAGAAAGTTAAGGAGGAAGCTGAAGCTGCTGCAAAAGCAACAAAGAGTGACGATGAAGAAGACGTACCATTAGCACAAAGAAAAAGATTTACACGTGTTGAGATGGCTAGAGTACTTATGGAGAGAAATCAGTATAAAGAACGATTTATGGAGCTTCAGGAAGCTGTAAGATGGACTGAAATGATTCGCGCCAGTAAAACAGACCCAGCTAGTATTTCGGGTGGAAAACAATCTGTTTGGAAGTT ttttagtaATCTTTTCACTGGACCAGCTGACCGAGGGTCTTTACATCGAAATCCTCATGCATTGCCGCATATTCGTTATAGTGCTCCGACAAATCAAGTAGTACCAGCACCACCATTAGATGCAATGCGTAGACGTACATTAAAAAATCGTCATGAGATTTTTGACCAAGGAGACACTAT CTCATCAGAGAAGCGGGTGGCTAGACTTGCAAATGAACGAAAAGAACAATATCGACAAGTTAGAGCCCATGTAAGAAAAGAAGACGGTCGTTTGCAAGCTTATGGATGGAGTTTGCCTGGAAAACCAAGTGCACCTGCAAGACAACCAGTACCAGTTCCTGTTTATTGTCGTCCTCTTCAAGAAACTGAACCGGGAATGaag atctGGTGTGGGGCTGGAGTTAATTTAAGTGGTGGAAAAACACGCGATGGTGGATTAGCTGTTGGTGGAAGTGTTTTTTATGCAGATGAAGCTAAAGAAACAGTAGTAGTAAAAGGGGAGGTTGAGGATGCCGTTGAACATTTGGATAAAGAATTACAGGAATCTGAACAGCGACGATTGGAAGCAGAACAACTAGACCAACAATTGAGTTCACTTGTATGGATTTGCACGTCAACTCAAAAAATGTCCAAAGTATCTGTGATAGATGCTAATAATCCAGCTGATATTTTACAAGTGTTCAATGTTTGTCAGAGCCATTTGCTCTGTATTGCAAGTGTACCTGGTGCCAAAGAAAGCGATTACATTCATAATACAGAAGATTCTTCACCTCGAATAGTGAATGGGATTGGTGAAACAGAACTGGGTAATGTCCAACGTGCCAATCACAACAGTGATCAGTTAATCGCCGGAGAAGCCACAACGAATAATGAGACTAAAAACTGCCAGAAAATACAAGATTCCAACGATCAAAGTCAAGCAACATCTGAAGGACCCAGTTCTTTAGAAGAAAAACCGAGTGATGGCTCGGAAAAAATAACTGACATTGATCACAGTTCAAATACCGAACCCCAGAGCTTAGAAACAGCTGATGGTGAATCAGCTCTGATAggtaaaattcattttgttcaAAGTAATATCGATAGCACATCAACTCAAAGAGAAATTGATTCAGAGGAACCAAAAGAATCTGATGATAATGATACGaccattgaaaaaatttcgtcAATCCAACCAACTATGTGGTTAGGAGCTCAAAACGGAGCTATTTATGTTCATTCAGCTGTCGCTAAATGGTCTATCTGTTTGCATACAGTAATGCTCAAAGATGCAGTCTTAGGGatagt tcaCATACAGGGTAGAGTCCTAGTAGCTCTTGCTGATGGAACAGTGGCAATATTTCGCAGAGGTTCTGACGGACAGTGGGATTTGTCTAAATATCACGTTATGACTTTAGGAAGTCCACAGCATGCAATTAGATGCATGACATCTGTTTCAGGAAAAACAGTTTGGTGCGGatacagaaataaaattcacgTAATTGATCCGATTCTCATGACTCTCGAg GAATCTGTTTTCAGTGTACCGTCGACGCACACCCAAGACGAGAATCACAAGTCAGACAATTAG